CCAGCACCACGCCGATGTACCAGTCCATACCGCGCAGGTTGGGCAGGGGAGTGAAGGACACCAGCAGACTTTTGCCGTCAGCCGAGACCTCAAGCAATGCCTTGTCCAGCGCCGGACGCTGGCCGTCGAACAATTCGCTGTAGGCCTTACCGTTAAAGTCGGCATTGGGGTGGGAAATGATGTTGCCCGAGCGACTGAGCAGAAAGGCGTAGCCGGCGCCGTTGAAGTCCAGGGTATTGACCGCATCGGCCACGGCCTGCAGGCGGATATCACCGCCAAAGGCCCCCAGGAACTGGCCGCCATCCGTGATTTTGGCAACAGCAGAAATCAGAATCTCGCCTGTGGTGGAGTCCAGATAGGGCTCGGTCAGCATGGCTTGGCTGTTGTTCTTGCCGGTCGCGTACCAGGGGCGTTGACGCCCATCCCAGTCAGCACTGGGCTTCCAGTCATCACTGTTCTTGATGGGTTTGCCATCTGCCTCGAGCGCGCCAAAGACGAGTATGAATTCGTTCTTGAGCAGTGGCGCATTGAATACCCGCTGGGTTTCTTCAGGGCTGTAGTTGCTGTCTATGGTTTGCGCCATCAGGTCGATCAACCTCAACTTGGCGTTCAGCCAGTTTTCGATTTGCCGCGCCAGGGCATTGCTCGACTCTGAAATGCTCGACTCGACCTGGCTACGCAGGGTGTCGCGAACCTGGGTGACCTGCAGCAGCGACAGCAGGCTAGTGGTGAGGAAAAGCACGGTGGCGGCTGCGAGGCCAACCTTGTGGGCGATTTTCATTGCGGGCTCCTGATGCACCGAAACGACGAAGCTGCGTCCTTGCAGGTCAGCATGACGAGTTTGGGTCGGTACTGGCGTTTTGCTCTTTTGCAGCGGCCATTGCTGCCATACATCGGCTTACAGGCGCCGTTCTTGAGGGTTCAGGGGCGTGAAAGACGTAACCTGCTGGTATTCACCAGGTCAACTGCGCGGGCGCGCAGTTGACCGCAACCGCCGTCGACATCCTGGCCAGCCGAGTTGCGTACCTTGGTCAGCACGCCACGGCTGTGCAGGTAGCGCACCATCTCGACGATACGTTCACCGTCCGGGCGCTGATAGTCGTCGGCTTCCAGGCTGTTGTAGGGGATCAGGTTGAGTACGGCAAACTTGCCTTTGAACAGGCGCAGGATATTGTCCATTTCCTCCTGGCTGTCATTGATGCCCTTGAGCAGCGTCCACTGGTACTGGATCGGGTAGTCGATGGTGCGGGCGTAGGTTTCACCCAGTTCCACCAACTCTTCAGGGTCGATCCGCGGCGCCCTGGGCAGCAGGCGTTGGCGCAGTGCGGCATCGGTGGTGTGCAGCGACAGCGCCAGGGCAGGGCGCACACGCTGCTTGGGCAGGCGTTCGAATACGCGCGGGTCGCCAACGGTGGAGAACACCAGGTTGCGCTGGCCGATGCCGCCCTCGGTGCCGAGCAGGTCGATGGCTTCCAGTACGTTATCAAGGTTGTGCGCCGGCTCGCCCATGCCCATGAACACCACTTTCTTCACCGGGCGAAAGCGCCGACCCAGCGCGACCTGGGCGACCATTTCGGCGCTCGTGAGCTGACGCAGCAGGCCGCTCTTGCCGGTCATGCAGAACACGCAACCGACGGCGCAACCGACCTGGCTGGAGATGCACAGGCCATCGCGCGGCAACAGCACGCTCTCGACCATCTGCTTGTCGGCCAGCTCCACCAGCAGGCGCGCGGAACCGTCGGCGCCAGGGTGTTCGGAGCGCAGCCGAACCAGGCCATCCAGCTCATTGGCAATGGCAGGCAGCGCTTGCCGAACCGTCAGTGGCAGGAAGTTTTCGGTTTTCTGGTGCCTGGTGCCGCTGTCCAGTGGCTTGCCCTGCAGCCAGGCACGGGTAATGCGCCCGATGTGCTGGGGTTTGGCGCCGAGGTCGGCAAGACGCTGGGTGAGTTCGGTGAGCTGCATGGGGCGCGCATGCTACCACTGCCGCGCGCCCCTGCGTAGGGCGTTTCAGCGGGCGGCGAGGAACTGGCCGAAACCACGCACCTGGCCCAGTTCGGGGACAATTCGCTCTTCGTCCACGGCCAGTCGGCCATTGATCAGCACGTGGCTGACGCAGCCCGGGTTGCGGCAGACCATACGCTGGATGCCGAAGCCCTGCATCTCGTCCCAGTTCTCCTGCTGCAGATTCTGTTTCAGGCCTTCAGGGTCGAGCAGCACCAGGTCGGCGCGATCGCCCAGGCGGATATAGCCGGCATCGATACCCAGCCAGTCGGCCTGCTCGCCGCTCAGACGGTGCACGGCCTGTTCCAGGCTCATCACCGGCTGACCTTCGTCATGGCTGTCCTTGACCAGCTTGAGGAAACGCAGCGGCAGATTGTAGAAAGCCATGTTGCGGATATGCGCGCCGGCATCCGAGAAGGTGATCAGGGTGTGGGGGCTGCGCACCATCTGCCGCAATTTATCCGGGCGATGATTGCCGATCACGGTGAACCAGCGTAACTGGCGTCCGTACTGCACCACCATGTCGAGAAACAGGTCGACCACATGCAGACCGCGCTCACGGGCGATGTCGGCGAAGTTTCGGCCGATCAGCGTGCTGTCCGGGCAGCCGAGAATCACCGCATCACCAAAGTCGCGCTGCCAGACGCGCGGCGACAGCTTGTCAGCGTAGTACTTGCGGAAGGTGCGGCGGTATTCCTCGTTTTGCAGCAGCAGATTGCGCTCGATGTGATCCTTGACGTCCAGCGCCATCTCGCCTGCACCGAACTCCTCGAACAGGACGATATCCATGCCGTCGGCATAGATGGCGAAGGGCGTGGGCAGCAGTTGCCAGCGAAAATCCCCGCCAAGGCGATTGGTCAGCCAGGCGCTGAGGCGGGCGAGTAGCGCCAGGCTGCGATTGCCCTTGAGGTCGAGCAGGGAGATCAGGGTGGTCTTCAGCGGCTTGCGCAGCAGGCCGATGGCCTCGCTGATGTACTGGGTGATCTGCAGCGGATTGGCGGCATTGGGCGCGCCCTGATGCACGCGGCCGCGCTGGCGCAACAGACGATTGAGGCGGCGCACTTCGCGCCAGCGTGCGTAGGTACTGGGCAGGCTCTTGGACCATTCGCGGTCGCCGTCGATCTTGTCCCATTTCAGGCACATGGTGGACAGGCCAAGAAAGCCGCAATCCAGTGCCTCTTCGAGCAGTGCCTCCATGCGCCGCAACTCGGCTTCGTCCGGTATAACCTGGCGATCAGTGGCGCGATGCAGGCCCATCACCGCCACGCGCAGATCACTGTGGCCGAGAAAGCTCACCAGATTCGGCCCCAGCGGGTGCTGATCGATGTATTCACGCCATTGCCGTGGGCCGCTCCAGGTCTTGCGTTCGCGCAGGATGGGCAGAACCTTCTCGCGTGGCACGGTTTCCACGCGGGTGAAGATGTCCGAGGCATCCTCGGCTTCGCTGCATACCATGCTCAGCGAGCAACTGCCCACCAGCACGGTGGTCACGCCATGGCGCACCGACTCCGACAGGCTGGGGGCGACCATCAGCTCGGCATCGTAGTGGGTATGGGTATCGAGAAAGCCGGGGGTGATCCACTTGCCACGGGCATCGATGATCCGCTCGGCCAGTGCCGTGTCGAGTGGCTCGACGCTGATCAGGGCGATGCGCCCGTCCTTGATTGCCAGGCTACGAATGGCTGAGGGGGCCGTGCTGCCGTCGAAATAGCGACCGCCCTGGATGATCAGGTCGTAATGGGCCATGGTGTCGGACTCGGTTATTTTTGTTGTCGTGACAGCTTAGCAGGCCGTCAGCAATGCGTGCCCTGGTAGGCGCCGGCCTGCTAACGAGAGACCGAGCCTGCCGGCAGAACCTCGAAGCGCAGCACACCGATCATCTGCCCGGCTTCGGTGACCACGCTTACCTGCCAGCGGCCTTCGGGGGCCGTGGGGAAGTTGAGCTTGTGCGTCCAGGCCCGGTAGCCCTCCTTGCGCCCGCCACTGATGTTCAGGGCGATGCGGTCGACCTCGTGGCCATTGTGCTGCCAGACGTGATAGATGCGCTCGTCGAGACCGCGCGGGGCATTGATCGCGGTATAGGCGTAGAGGCCATCGTCGCGCAGCTGATCCGGGGTGAGCTGCTGCAGGCTGTCACCCGGTGTGCGCTGCGTACCATCGAAGCGGTCACTGATCGCCACCTCGGTCAGCCACAGGGTGGCCGGTGGCACCCAGACCCTGGCCAGCCAGCCGGCACCGGCCATGACGATGGGCAGCGTGGCCAACAGCAGGATGCGCCGCCAACCAGCGCCGCCGATCAACCCTGGCAGACTGGGCAGGGCCAGCAGCGTGGCGACCACCAGGGCGATGCGGTAGCTCTGCGGTGTCGTGAGGTGAAAGATGATCGGCAGCGCAGTGAGCATCACCGCGAACAGCGCCAGGCTGTGCAGGATCAGCAACAGCCAGCGCCGTGGGGCCAGCCAGCGGTAGTAGATCGGGTCGGTAATCGAGGCAAGTGCTGCGGCTGCCAGCAGGCCGCTGAACAGCACCTGGCCGCTGTTCCAGGTGGTGGTGATGAAGAAGAACGGCAGAACGAAGAACAGGCTCTCCTGATGAATCATCTGCGTGGCATAGCGCAGCAGCGGCAGCGGCAGTTCGAAACCGAAGCGCTGGGCGATGCGTTCACGCAGCAGATTTTCCAGAATCAGCCACAGCCAACTGATCAACAGCACCACGCCCAGCACCTTGGCCAGGTGCGCCTGACGATCAACCAGCAGGAAACTGGCGACCCCCGAGCAGAAGCCGAATAGCGCAACCAGACCGCGATAGCGCTTGAGCAGGGCGATAAGCAGGGGGATGCGGTCGAGCAGGCGTTTCATAAGGGCTGTGCAAGGGGTGGTGTCGGGCGCGCATGCTAGGCAGCACGATGAGCATGTGCAAGCGAGTCGTCAGCTGCGCTGGCGGTGTCGCGTCGCTTGCGGCACTATTGCGCCCCCGTTTCACCACCGAGTCCGAATCGATGAAATTCATCCATCAACGCGAGCAACTGGAAGAGGGCGATCTGGTGGTCATCCAGTGTTCACAGCCGTGCAATATCCGCCTGATGAACGATGCCAACTTCCGCGCCTTCAGAAATCGCGGCCGGCATACCTACCACGGCGGCGCCTTTATCAAGTTCCCGGCGAAAATCCGCGTGCCCTCCAGCGGTTTCTGGAACATCACCCTGGATACCGTGAGCCGCAAGGCCGTGAGCGTGACGCGCAAGCCGCAGCTCGAATACAGCATCACCTTCAAGCGTCAGCGCCGCGAGGGTATTTAGCCGTCGTAGCCGAACATGGCGCTGTACAGCGCCTCGATCGATTCCAGCCTTTTGAAGCCTGAGCGTGGCACGACGCGCAGGTTGGGGCGTTCGGCCTTGTGACCCAGAGCGTTGCCTTTGCTGTGTCGAGCGACTTTGCAGGCTGTCAGATCGGGCAGTGGTTCGCCTGGAGCGCCGCCGAGAAAAGGGAAAGGCCCAAGCGCCAGGCTCGCTTTGTCGAACTGAATCCAGACGACGCAGCCCGAGGGTTTCGCGCAAAGCCCCAGATGAATCTTCTGGCTGGCTGTAGCCGATGACGATGCCGACGTCTTGAGCTGGACATGGCGCACGATACCGGCGACCTCAAGCACGAGGTCGTGGCCGCTGCGGTCGATCAGGCCATGCGAGACTTCCAATGTCGCCGCATGCCTGAGCCAGGACAGCTTGAGTAACTCGCCAATAAACAGATGCTCGATCAGTTTTTCGCGGTAGACCGATTGGTGTGTGTCGAGCGTCATCGGCGTGTCAGTCGTCATAGCCCAGGTTCGGCGCCAGCCAGCGTTCGCTGATGGCGATGTCCTGGCCCTTGCGCGCGGTGTAGCTCTCGATCTGATCCTTGTCGACCTTGCCGACGGCGAAGTACTGCGCCTCGGGGTGGGCGAAGTACCAGCCGGATACCGCTGCCGCCGGGAACATGGCGTAGTGCTCGGTGAGGAATACGCCGCTGCGGCCTGCCTTGTTGTAATCCGCTTCGGGATCGAGCAGCTTGAACAGCGTGCCTTTCTCGGTGTGATCTGGGCAGGCCGGGTAACCCGGCGCCGGGCGGATGCCCTTGTACTGCTCGCGGATCAGCGCCTCGTTGTCCAGTTGCTCGTCCGTGGCATAACCCCAGTACTCCTTGCGCACACGCTCGTGCAGCCACTCGGCGCAGGCTTCGGCGAGGCGGTCGGCAAGGGCCTTGACCATGATCGAGTTGTAGTCGTCGCCCTTGGCCTCGTAGGCCTTGGCCACTTCCTCGGCGCCGATGCCGGCGGTGGTGATGAAACCGCCCACGTAGTCGGTCACGCCGCTTTCCTTCGGCGCGACGAAGTCGGCCAGCGACAGATTCGGCTTGCCGTCGGGCTTGATGGTTTGCTGGCGCAGGTGGTGCAGGGTGGCCAGTTGCTCGCCGTTATCGCCGTAGACTTCGATATCGTCGTCACGCACCTGATTGGCCGGCCAGAAGCCGAACACGGCACGGGCCTTGATCAGCTTCTCGTCGATCAGCTTGCGCAGCATCGCCTGGGCATCGGCGAACAGCGCCGTGGCAGCCTCGCCGACGACTTCATCGCTGAGGATGCGCGGGTACTTACCGGCCAGATCCCAGGAGATGAAGAACGGCGTCCAGTCGATGTAGTCGGCCAGTACGTTGAGGTCGATATCGTCCAATACCTGTGCGCCGGTAAAGCTTGGCTGGGGCGCGGTGTAATTCGCCCAGTCGAACTGTGGCTTGTTGGCGATGGCCTTGTCGTAGCTCAGGCGCTCGGTGCGGGTGGCGCGGGCGGCGGTGCGCTCACGTACCACCACGTATTCCTCGCGGGTCTTCTTAACGAAATCGGCCTTCAGTTCCTTGGACAGCAGCTGGGTAGCCACGCCCACGGCGCGCGAGGCGTCGGTGACGTAGACCACCGCGTCGTTGCTGTACTGCGGGTCGATCTTCACCGCCGTATGCGCCTTGGAGGTGGTGGCGCCGCCGATCATCAACGGCAGGCTGAAGCCCTGGCGCTGCATTTCCTTGGCGACATGCACCATTTCGTCCAGCGACGGAGTGATCAGCCCGGACAGGCCAATGATGTCGCACTTCTCGGCGATGGCGGTCTGCAGGATCTTCTCCGCCGGCACCATCACGCCCAGGTCGACGATGTCGTAGCCGTTACAGCCCAGCACCACGCCGACGATATTCTTGCCGATGTCGTGCACATCGCCTTTCACGGTGGCCATGAGGATCTTGCCCTTGGCTTCCGGCTTGTCGCCTTTTTCCGCCTCGATGAACGGAATCAGATGCGCCACGGCCTGCTTCATCACCCGCGCCGACTTGACCACCTGGGGCAGAAACATCTTGCCCGAGCCGAACAGGTCGCCGACCACGTTCATGCCGGCCATCAGCGGGCCTTCGATGACCTCGATGGGGCGCGCGCACTGCTGACGGCATTCCTCGGTGTCTTCGACGATAAAGGCGGTGATGCCCTTGACCAGCGCGTGTTCCAGACGCTTGTCCACCGGCAGAGAACGCCACTCTTCGTTCTCGACTTCCTTGGCGGCA
This region of Pseudomonas wenzhouensis genomic DNA includes:
- a CDS encoding RNA methyltransferase, which gives rise to MQLTELTQRLADLGAKPQHIGRITRAWLQGKPLDSGTRHQKTENFLPLTVRQALPAIANELDGLVRLRSEHPGADGSARLLVELADKQMVESVLLPRDGLCISSQVGCAVGCVFCMTGKSGLLRQLTSAEMVAQVALGRRFRPVKKVVFMGMGEPAHNLDNVLEAIDLLGTEGGIGQRNLVFSTVGDPRVFERLPKQRVRPALALSLHTTDAALRQRLLPRAPRIDPEELVELGETYARTIDYPIQYQWTLLKGINDSQEEMDNILRLFKGKFAVLNLIPYNSLEADDYQRPDGERIVEMVRYLHSRGVLTKVRNSAGQDVDGGCGQLRARAVDLVNTSRLRLSRP
- a CDS encoding N-acyl-D-amino-acid deacylase family protein, coding for MAHYDLIIQGGRYFDGSTAPSAIRSLAIKDGRIALISVEPLDTALAERIIDARGKWITPGFLDTHTHYDAELMVAPSLSESVRHGVTTVLVGSCSLSMVCSEAEDASDIFTRVETVPREKVLPILRERKTWSGPRQWREYIDQHPLGPNLVSFLGHSDLRVAVMGLHRATDRQVIPDEAELRRMEALLEEALDCGFLGLSTMCLKWDKIDGDREWSKSLPSTYARWREVRRLNRLLRQRGRVHQGAPNAANPLQITQYISEAIGLLRKPLKTTLISLLDLKGNRSLALLARLSAWLTNRLGGDFRWQLLPTPFAIYADGMDIVLFEEFGAGEMALDVKDHIERNLLLQNEEYRRTFRKYYADKLSPRVWQRDFGDAVILGCPDSTLIGRNFADIARERGLHVVDLFLDMVVQYGRQLRWFTVIGNHRPDKLRQMVRSPHTLITFSDAGAHIRNMAFYNLPLRFLKLVKDSHDEGQPVMSLEQAVHRLSGEQADWLGIDAGYIRLGDRADLVLLDPEGLKQNLQQENWDEMQGFGIQRMVCRNPGCVSHVLINGRLAVDEERIVPELGQVRGFGQFLAAR
- a CDS encoding DUF1883 domain-containing protein; the encoded protein is MKFIHQREQLEEGDLVVIQCSQPCNIRLMNDANFRAFRNRGRHTYHGGAFIKFPAKIRVPSSGFWNITLDTVSRKAVSVTRKPQLEYSITFKRQRREGI
- a CDS encoding DUF5924 family protein encodes the protein MKRLLDRIPLLIALLKRYRGLVALFGFCSGVASFLLVDRQAHLAKVLGVVLLISWLWLILENLLRERIAQRFGFELPLPLLRYATQMIHQESLFFVLPFFFITTTWNSGQVLFSGLLAAAALASITDPIYYRWLAPRRWLLLILHSLALFAVMLTALPIIFHLTTPQSYRIALVVATLLALPSLPGLIGGAGWRRILLLATLPIVMAGAGWLARVWVPPATLWLTEVAISDRFDGTQRTPGDSLQQLTPDQLRDDGLYAYTAINAPRGLDERIYHVWQHNGHEVDRIALNISGGRKEGYRAWTHKLNFPTAPEGRWQVSVVTEAGQMIGVLRFEVLPAGSVSR